Proteins from a genomic interval of Desulfovulcanus ferrireducens:
- a CDS encoding ATP-dependent 6-phosphofructokinase translates to MPALDIDTKIQTLGPAKIKSPLNLCRFINEQERLHLHISPEILLEDEAQHPFYLDFEEAGPRKNIYFDPPKTKCAIVTCGGLCPGINDVIRSIVMEAYHNYHISSVIGIRYGLQGLIPKYGHEIWELTPAKVSNIYEFGGTILGSSRGPQPPDELVDALERLNVNILFMIGGDGTMKAAQAIGQEITKRGLKISVIGIPKTIDNDIYLISKTFGFDTAVEKATEAIRCAHTEAIGAPNGIGMVKLMGRESGFIAAQATLALKEVNFLLIPEVPFKLHGENGLLVHLENRLRKRGHAVIVVAEGAGQELFDHQGTDASGNKILGDICGVLREEIKKYFQAKNFPYTMKFIDPSYIIRSIPANANDRVYCGFLGQHAVHAGIAGKTNMLVSMLQDKFVYVPLNLVTKKRRKLNPKSNYWCAVLASTGQSI, encoded by the coding sequence ATGCCCGCGTTGGACATTGATACTAAAATCCAAACCCTTGGGCCAGCCAAAATCAAGTCGCCTTTAAACCTTTGCCGTTTTATTAATGAACAAGAGCGATTACACTTACATATCTCGCCGGAAATATTGTTAGAAGATGAAGCACAACATCCCTTTTATCTGGACTTTGAAGAAGCAGGACCGCGAAAAAATATCTATTTTGATCCTCCCAAAACCAAGTGCGCCATCGTGACCTGTGGAGGCCTCTGTCCTGGTATTAACGATGTCATCCGATCTATTGTTATGGAAGCCTATCATAACTACCATATCTCCTCAGTCATTGGTATCCGCTATGGTTTACAAGGGCTTATCCCCAAGTATGGCCACGAGATATGGGAATTAACCCCGGCAAAAGTGAGTAATATTTACGAATTCGGAGGGACTATCCTGGGCTCGTCACGCGGCCCACAACCACCCGATGAGCTCGTTGACGCGCTGGAAAGACTAAATGTGAACATCTTATTTATGATTGGCGGCGACGGTACAATGAAAGCGGCCCAGGCCATTGGTCAAGAGATAACTAAACGCGGACTTAAAATCAGTGTGATTGGCATACCAAAAACTATTGATAACGACATCTATCTGATCTCCAAGACTTTTGGCTTTGATACGGCTGTTGAAAAGGCTACGGAAGCCATCCGTTGTGCGCATACAGAAGCCATCGGGGCTCCCAACGGCATTGGCATGGTCAAGCTTATGGGCCGCGAGTCAGGTTTTATTGCTGCTCAGGCCACTCTAGCCCTTAAGGAAGTCAATTTTCTACTCATTCCAGAAGTTCCCTTTAAACTGCACGGCGAAAACGGACTTCTTGTTCATTTGGAAAATAGACTGCGAAAGCGCGGACATGCTGTCATTGTTGTCGCCGAAGGTGCCGGACAAGAACTTTTTGACCACCAGGGAACAGACGCTTCAGGAAATAAAATCCTGGGTGATATTTGTGGGGTTCTGCGCGAGGAAATAAAAAAATATTTTCAGGCCAAAAATTTTCCATATACCATGAAATTCATTGACCCCAGCTATATTATCCGCTCCATACCGGCCAATGCCAACGACCGAGTCTATTGCGGATTTCTGGGACAGCATGCAGTGCACGCAGGAATAGCCGGTAAAACAAATATGCTGGTCAGTATGTTACAGGACAAATTCGTTTATGTACCTTTAAATCTAGTGACCAAAAAACGGCGCAAACTAAATCCTAAATCAAATTATTGGTGTGCTGTTTTGGCCTCAACCGGGCAAAGTATCTAA
- the dsrM gene encoding sulfate reduction electron transfer complex DsrMKJOP subunit DsrM, translated as MKAIYSLFLVFALVLVALLGAGAGGMHYLFGVIIPYVAVVLFVVGFVLRVIRWGKSPVPFRIPTTCGQEFSLPWIKQNKIDNPSTTWGVILRMFFEVVLFRSLFRNTKVELHDGPKLAYASNKWLWLFALLFHYSFLTIFLRHMRFFTEPVPGFFQMLDSIDGMLQIGAPTLYLTDVVIVVAVTYLFMRRVVNPQVRYVSLPADYFPLFLILGIVLSGIFMRYFIKTDIVAVKELTMGLVTFNPKVPEGVGTIFYIHVFLVSVLLIYFPLSKLMHMGGVFLSPTRNLANNSRMKTHVNPWNYPVKIHTYEAYEDEFRERMVEAGLPVEKPLEQPVENKE; from the coding sequence ATGAAAGCGATTTACTCTCTTTTTCTGGTCTTTGCCTTGGTTCTGGTCGCCTTGCTAGGAGCAGGCGCGGGAGGGATGCATTACCTTTTTGGGGTAATCATTCCTTATGTGGCAGTGGTTTTATTTGTGGTCGGTTTTGTCTTACGGGTCATCAGGTGGGGGAAATCCCCTGTACCATTTAGGATTCCGACAACTTGTGGTCAGGAATTCTCCCTGCCCTGGATCAAGCAGAACAAAATCGATAACCCTTCAACAACATGGGGTGTTATCTTACGCATGTTCTTCGAAGTGGTGTTGTTTCGTTCTCTTTTTCGAAACACCAAGGTGGAACTGCACGATGGCCCCAAACTGGCTTATGCATCCAACAAGTGGTTATGGCTCTTTGCCTTGCTCTTCCATTACTCTTTTTTGACTATCTTTTTGAGACATATGCGTTTTTTTACTGAGCCTGTCCCGGGATTTTTTCAGATGTTGGACAGTATTGATGGCATGTTGCAAATTGGAGCACCTACCCTATATCTGACCGATGTCGTTATCGTGGTTGCGGTAACTTATCTGTTCATGAGAAGAGTTGTTAACCCTCAGGTCAGGTACGTTTCCCTGCCTGCTGATTATTTCCCCTTGTTCCTGATTTTAGGTATAGTTCTTTCTGGAATTTTCATGCGCTATTTTATCAAAACAGATATAGTTGCTGTAAAAGAATTGACCATGGGCCTGGTTACCTTCAATCCCAAGGTACCTGAAGGTGTGGGAACTATTTTTTACATCCATGTCTTTTTAGTTTCTGTGCTCCTCATTTACTTCCCTCTGAGTAAGCTTATGCACATGGGGGGAGTATTTTTAAGTCCAACCAGAAATCTAGCTAATAATAGCAGGATGAAAACACATGTTAATCCGTGGAATTATCCTGTAAAGATTCATACTTACGAGGCCTATGAGGATGAGTTTAGAGAAAGAATGGTAGAGGCAGGATTACCAGTGGAAAAGCCTTTAGAACAGCCAGTTGAGAATAAGGAGTAG
- a CDS encoding trypsin-like peptidase domain-containing protein: MRLSRALLLLCFFCCPHLLWAGGTDNALRYTPVVRAVQKVAPAVVNIHTKRIVEQKVNPFRSFFGESFPLWEEFLGPGFTRRYVQKSLGSGVIIDHKERLILTNAHVIEGASSITARLLDGREFKAELVGSDPDFDLAILRLDGKSDLPQVEMGNSDGLMIGETVIAIGNPFGFSHTVTTGVISALHRSIKTKHGLFTDFIQTDAAINPGNSGGPLLNILGQLIGLNTAIYAEAQGIGFAIPINKAKRVKDELIHFGRIQPVWLGLCAQSMDQQMASYFGLDRIHGLVITEVFANTPAQEAGLKPGDVLLKLDEYPVEDKDQYLQLLKNYTQGQKIALTILRQGKELIVSVKTSRFLDKQALELAYLRWGIKGVKDYSGHGIRVQEIRPRSPAAKLGLAPGDILVKIGGVAVKNVQDLARAFKRYRLKNTILLLVIRAGQGYYVRLRV, translated from the coding sequence ATGAGATTATCGAGAGCCTTACTTCTTCTTTGTTTTTTTTGTTGCCCTCATTTGCTCTGGGCTGGTGGTACGGACAATGCTTTGCGTTACACACCTGTTGTTCGAGCTGTGCAAAAAGTAGCTCCTGCTGTAGTCAATATTCACACCAAAAGGATAGTAGAGCAGAAAGTTAATCCTTTTCGTTCTTTTTTTGGCGAAAGTTTTCCATTATGGGAGGAATTTTTGGGACCTGGATTTACCAGGCGTTATGTACAGAAAAGCTTGGGGTCAGGAGTCATAATTGACCATAAAGAGCGTCTTATTTTAACCAATGCGCATGTTATAGAGGGAGCGTCAAGCATAACGGCTCGCCTTCTGGATGGGAGGGAGTTCAAGGCCGAACTTGTAGGCTCTGACCCGGATTTTGACTTGGCTATCTTGCGTCTGGACGGCAAATCAGACTTACCCCAGGTGGAAATGGGTAACTCAGATGGTCTCATGATAGGTGAAACCGTCATTGCCATAGGCAATCCTTTCGGCTTCAGCCATACCGTAACCACGGGAGTTATCTCTGCCCTACATAGAAGTATTAAGACCAAACATGGTTTGTTTACCGACTTCATCCAAACCGACGCAGCTATTAATCCCGGCAATAGCGGGGGGCCATTGTTAAATATTCTTGGTCAATTAATTGGGCTGAATACAGCTATCTATGCCGAGGCCCAGGGCATTGGTTTTGCCATCCCCATAAACAAGGCCAAAAGGGTTAAAGATGAGTTGATCCACTTTGGGCGCATTCAACCCGTCTGGTTGGGTCTGTGTGCTCAAAGTATGGACCAGCAAATGGCCAGTTATTTTGGACTGGATCGGATCCATGGGTTGGTCATAACTGAAGTTTTTGCCAACACTCCTGCACAGGAGGCAGGGTTAAAGCCAGGCGATGTGTTGCTTAAATTGGATGAGTATCCGGTTGAGGATAAGGATCAATATTTACAACTGCTCAAAAATTATACTCAGGGTCAAAAGATCGCTTTGACAATTTTGCGTCAGGGCAAGGAACTGATTGTCTCGGTTAAAACGAGCAGGTTTTTGGATAAACAGGCACTTGAGCTGGCTTACTTGCGTTGGGGTATAAAGGGCGTAAAAGATTATTCCGGCCATGGAATCAGAGTGCAAGAAATTCGACCCAGAAGTCCTGCAGCCAAACTAGGGTTGGCTCCTGGAGATATTCTGGTCAAGATTGGGGGGGTGGCCGTGAAAAATGTTCAAGACTTGGCTAGAGCTTTCAAGCGTTATCGTCTAAAAAATACAATTTTGCTTTTAGTTATAAGAGCAGGGCAAGGATATTATGTCCGTTTGCGCGTTTAA
- the htpX gene encoding zinc metalloprotease HtpX: protein MSSQIKTGLLLGLLTVIILLFGRMIGGHSGLVVAFVLALVMNVGSYWFSDRIILAMYRAQEISPDDAPYLHGIVSELARKANIPKPRIYLIPQDTPNAFATGRNPNHGVVAVTHGILNLLSPEELKGVLAHEIGHIRNRDILIQTVAATLAGAIMFVADMVKWTAIFGLGRSDDEEGGNPIVALVMAIVAPIAAMLIQMAISRSREYLADETGAYLAGNPEFLASALEKLEAYARSMPIYGANPATAHMFIVNPLTGESLLSLFSTHPPTSERVRRLREMAYTIRS, encoded by the coding sequence ATGAGCAGTCAAATCAAGACTGGTCTTTTACTAGGACTTTTAACCGTAATAATTCTTTTATTTGGACGTATGATAGGCGGTCATAGCGGGCTGGTGGTAGCTTTTGTCCTGGCTCTGGTTATGAATGTGGGCAGCTATTGGTTTTCTGATCGTATTATTTTGGCCATGTACAGGGCCCAGGAGATAAGCCCTGACGATGCCCCTTATTTGCATGGTATCGTTTCTGAGTTGGCCAGGAAAGCCAACATACCCAAACCAAGGATATATCTTATCCCTCAGGATACTCCAAATGCCTTTGCCACGGGTCGAAATCCCAATCATGGTGTCGTGGCTGTGACTCACGGCATTTTAAATCTGCTTTCACCTGAAGAGTTAAAAGGAGTTTTGGCTCATGAAATAGGCCATATCCGCAATCGTGACATACTAATCCAGACTGTGGCTGCAACTCTGGCAGGAGCCATAATGTTTGTAGCCGATATGGTTAAGTGGACGGCTATTTTTGGTTTAGGTCGGAGCGATGATGAAGAGGGTGGAAATCCCATTGTGGCCTTGGTCATGGCTATTGTTGCTCCTATTGCGGCTATGCTTATTCAAATGGCCATTTCTCGCTCCAGAGAGTATCTGGCTGATGAAACCGGAGCTTATCTGGCAGGCAATCCTGAATTTTTGGCCAGTGCTTTAGAAAAGCTAGAGGCTTATGCCCGCAGCATGCCCATTTATGGAGCGAATCCTGCCACAGCCCACATGTTTATTGTTAACCCCTTGACAGGAGAGTCTCTACTTAGCTTATTTAGCACGCATCCGCCTACTTCTGAGAGGGTGCGGCGGCTTAGAGAAATGGCTTACACTATACGCTCTTGA
- a CDS encoding Hsp20/alpha crystallin family protein — translation MGKYSINPWLEIQNMREEISKMMDEALNWGQGKLKQNERVALWQPLADVYETQEQFVIEIELPGIDRDKVNLEIKGHQLLVYGERRLEKDATGSVYQMLERSYGPFARNFFLPENVDTSGIRAMFKNGVLTITIPKKRVQSSGVRIEIS, via the coding sequence ATGGGCAAGTATTCCATTAACCCCTGGTTAGAGATTCAGAATATGCGCGAGGAAATTAGCAAAATGATGGACGAGGCTCTGAACTGGGGACAGGGGAAGTTGAAGCAGAATGAGAGAGTGGCCTTGTGGCAACCATTGGCTGACGTTTATGAAACCCAAGAGCAATTTGTCATAGAGATAGAACTGCCTGGGATCGATAGGGACAAGGTTAACCTGGAAATTAAGGGCCATCAGCTTTTGGTATATGGAGAGCGAAGACTGGAAAAGGATGCAACAGGAAGCGTGTATCAGATGTTGGAACGCTCTTACGGACCTTTTGCCAGGAATTTTTTTCTGCCCGAAAACGTGGATACTTCTGGTATCAGAGCCATGTTTAAAAATGGGGTATTGACGATTACTATCCCGAAAAAGAGGGTCCAGTCATCAGGAGTGCGTATAGAAATTAGTTAA
- a CDS encoding RsbRD N-terminal domain-containing protein, with protein sequence MSLEQLLREKRTQIINAWFNKLLDTYPEQSAKFFGQKKNQFSNPVGHTFRTNLEKIFDEILKEKCSEDIKDYVDAITRIRAVQGFLPSEAVAYVYLLKDSILEVLNKEINERGLYQKLAQFQYKLDQLTALTFDIYMQCREQLWEQRANFLNSRTHKLLERANLIKEVEE encoded by the coding sequence ATGTCTTTAGAACAATTACTTAGGGAAAAAAGGACTCAGATCATCAATGCTTGGTTCAATAAACTATTAGATACCTATCCGGAGCAGTCAGCCAAATTTTTCGGCCAGAAAAAAAATCAATTCTCCAACCCCGTAGGTCATACCTTTAGAACCAATTTGGAGAAGATTTTTGATGAAATTTTAAAGGAGAAGTGCTCTGAGGATATCAAGGACTATGTTGATGCCATTACCAGGATCAGGGCTGTCCAGGGTTTTCTGCCATCAGAGGCAGTGGCTTATGTGTATCTCTTAAAGGACTCAATTTTGGAAGTCTTAAACAAGGAGATAAATGAAAGGGGATTGTACCAGAAATTGGCTCAATTTCAGTATAAATTGGATCAGCTTACCGCTTTGACCTTTGATATTTATATGCAATGCCGTGAGCAACTCTGGGAGCAGCGGGCAAATTTTTTAAATTCTAGGACCCACAAGCTCTTAGAAAGGGCTAATCTTATTAAAGAGGTGGAGGAGTAA
- the dsrK gene encoding sulfate reduction electron transfer complex DsrMKJOP subunit DsrK → MATPKPQELFASINHRPPKKDWMDVPVEIKPGRYCYAANPKSLEAVGMPHARQWNPLDDDWKLPENWKEIIIQGIRERLEKFRSFKVFMDICVRCGACADKCHYFIGSGDPKNMPVLRAELLRSIYRGEFTKAGKILGRFAGARKLTPEVIKEWWYYFFQCSECRRCSVFCPYGIDTAEITILGRELLNLLGLNIDWIATPVANCYRTGNHLGIQPHAFKDMIDFFCDDIEEITGIRPEPSFNKKGADILFITPSGDVFADPGTYTCMGYLMLFHYLKEEYGLEVTWSTYASEGGNFGFFTSHEMMKRLNAKMYLEAKRLGVKWILGGECGHMWRVIHQYMATMQQDMVGDLDFLEEPVSPITGTKFENAKATKMVHIVEFTADLIKHGKLKLDKSRNDNLIMTFHDSCNPSRGMGFHEEPRYIIKNTCNHFYDMPENTIREQTFCCGGGAGLNAGENEELRMMGGLPRANAVKYVHEKYGVNMLGCICAIDRAVLPNSMNYWVPGVQVTGLHELVGNALVLPGEQERETNLRGEPLPGKEDI, encoded by the coding sequence ATGGCTACACCAAAACCACAAGAATTATTCGCAAGTATAAACCACAGGCCGCCCAAAAAGGACTGGATGGATGTGCCTGTGGAGATTAAGCCTGGTAGGTACTGTTATGCCGCCAACCCCAAGAGCCTGGAGGCGGTTGGTATGCCACATGCCAGGCAGTGGAATCCTTTAGATGATGACTGGAAGCTTCCTGAAAATTGGAAGGAAATTATAATCCAGGGAATCAGAGAGCGGCTTGAGAAGTTTAGGTCATTTAAAGTTTTCATGGACATTTGCGTACGTTGTGGCGCGTGTGCTGATAAATGTCATTATTTCATTGGTTCTGGTGACCCAAAGAATATGCCTGTTTTACGCGCTGAATTATTACGCTCCATTTATCGTGGTGAGTTTACCAAAGCAGGCAAGATTCTGGGCAGGTTTGCTGGTGCTCGCAAGCTTACTCCCGAAGTAATCAAAGAATGGTGGTATTACTTTTTTCAATGTTCTGAGTGTCGCCGTTGCTCTGTCTTCTGTCCTTACGGTATTGATACGGCTGAAATAACAATTTTAGGCCGCGAGTTGCTTAACCTTTTAGGCCTAAATATCGACTGGATTGCAACTCCTGTGGCCAATTGTTACAGGACAGGTAACCACCTGGGTATTCAGCCACACGCCTTTAAAGACATGATAGATTTTTTCTGTGATGACATTGAAGAAATCACAGGTATCCGTCCAGAGCCTTCCTTCAATAAGAAGGGAGCAGATATTTTGTTTATCACGCCTTCTGGTGATGTCTTTGCCGATCCAGGTACATACACCTGTATGGGTTACCTGATGCTTTTCCATTATTTGAAGGAAGAGTATGGGTTAGAAGTTACCTGGAGCACCTATGCTTCTGAGGGAGGTAACTTTGGCTTCTTTACATCCCATGAAATGATGAAAAGGCTTAATGCCAAGATGTATTTAGAGGCCAAGAGGTTGGGCGTGAAATGGATCCTTGGTGGTGAGTGCGGCCATATGTGGCGTGTCATTCATCAGTACATGGCTACCATGCAACAGGATATGGTGGGCGATCTAGATTTTCTAGAAGAGCCCGTATCTCCTATCACTGGCACCAAGTTTGAGAATGCCAAAGCAACCAAGATGGTCCATATTGTTGAGTTTACAGCTGATCTTATCAAGCACGGCAAACTTAAATTGGATAAGAGCCGCAATGACAATCTGATCATGACCTTTCATGATTCCTGTAATCCTTCTCGCGGGATGGGTTTTCATGAAGAGCCAAGATATATCATAAAAAATACCTGTAACCACTTCTATGACATGCCCGAAAATACAATTCGCGAGCAGACTTTCTGCTGTGGTGGCGGAGCAGGTCTCAATGCGGGTGAAAATGAAGAATTGAGGATGATGGGAGGACTGCCAAGGGCGAACGCAGTCAAGTATGTCCATGAGAAGTACGGTGTGAATATGCTTGGATGTATTTGCGCTATTGATAGGGCCGTACTTCCTAACTCGATGAATTACTGGGTTCCTGGTGTGCAGGTAACCGGTCTTCATGAATTAGTTGGTAATGCCCTTGTCTTGCCTGGGGAACAGGAGAGGGAGACCAACTTGCGCGGTGAACCCTTACCAGGAAAGGAGGATATATAA